The following are encoded in a window of Staphylospora marina genomic DNA:
- a CDS encoding ABC transporter permease translates to MNLRSLALKNVRFHAQSYLAYFLSCSFSVWMFFLYTSLLFHPVLKEKTIPSQFVALLYLVEAIVAVFSVLFIGYSLSAFLRNRKRDIGLMQVLGMSVNQVTRMIAWENLWVGSAATVFGIGLGIVFFKLFLLGVSAVLGFDTPIPHVLSVRAVLLTGIGFGILFVFLSWRNRIMISKLSIADLFREAVQEKKKPTFSVWLVILSLVCIGGAYRLALTITAGKLLQGLVPILTLVLIGTYLGFTQVSVAAIHLCEKATSFYYRGKNLLLISQLRYRLRDNARILFIVSILSSMVLTSVSVCFTYYLQAERAAEDQAPYHVSWHESPNSRLDGMVEKWIHNENLTVTAEVEFPVIRAESRVHDFSPTTYHVISNANLNQLLQSSTGLPPIQLQPGQVAFVKSGGAWKESIKQLSPESTITYQVGTQTYPAKLTKQIEGVLFNESDITRFMLVVDDDTFQRLANTAPSTDQVIVHGYRFTDWKQVEPLIKELQQQIGNEYAVNGTYPVYDLLKKIFAPLMFVSLFIGLLFFLASGSILYFKLFTELPVDRRQMRVLDKLGIRKKEAGSILGWQIRLLFFIPFVVGICHSAVALKMFSFFFQTPVWGTFGAVAGIYLGVLLLYYGWTNRGYTQTVLNQ, encoded by the coding sequence ATGAATTTGCGTTCTCTCGCCCTTAAAAATGTTCGGTTTCATGCTCAAAGTTATCTGGCTTATTTTCTCAGTTGTTCCTTTTCAGTTTGGATGTTTTTTCTCTACACTTCGCTGTTGTTCCATCCTGTTCTCAAGGAAAAAACAATCCCCTCTCAATTCGTGGCTCTTCTGTATCTGGTGGAAGCGATCGTGGCCGTTTTCTCGGTTTTGTTCATCGGTTACTCCCTGTCAGCGTTTTTGCGCAACCGTAAACGGGACATCGGATTGATGCAGGTATTGGGGATGTCCGTCAATCAAGTGACCCGAATGATCGCTTGGGAAAATCTTTGGGTCGGCAGTGCGGCTACTGTATTCGGAATCGGATTGGGAATCGTCTTTTTCAAGCTGTTCTTGCTGGGCGTATCCGCCGTGTTGGGGTTTGACACTCCGATCCCCCATGTCCTGTCGGTGCGAGCCGTTTTGCTTACGGGCATTGGTTTTGGGATCTTGTTCGTCTTTTTGTCTTGGCGGAACCGCATCATGATCAGCAAGCTTTCGATTGCCGACCTGTTCCGGGAAGCGGTTCAGGAGAAAAAAAAGCCGACCTTTTCCGTTTGGTTGGTGATCCTTTCCCTCGTCTGCATCGGCGGTGCATACCGGTTGGCATTGACCATCACCGCAGGGAAACTCCTTCAAGGTCTGGTTCCGATTCTGACTCTCGTTCTGATCGGTACTTATCTGGGGTTTACACAGGTAAGTGTCGCGGCCATCCATCTCTGCGAGAAAGCCACCTCATTTTATTATCGGGGAAAAAACCTCTTGCTCATTTCCCAATTGCGGTATCGGTTGAGAGACAATGCCCGTATTTTGTTTATCGTTTCCATCTTGAGCAGTATGGTGCTGACCTCCGTCTCCGTCTGTTTCACATATTATTTGCAGGCGGAACGTGCGGCGGAAGATCAGGCCCCCTATCATGTCAGTTGGCATGAGTCACCGAATTCCCGTTTGGACGGGATGGTGGAAAAATGGATTCACAATGAGAATCTGACGGTCACGGCAGAAGTTGAATTTCCCGTGATCCGGGCAGAATCAAGGGTGCACGATTTTTCGCCGACCACGTATCATGTCATTTCCAACGCCAACTTGAATCAACTTCTGCAAAGTTCCACAGGGCTGCCGCCCATTCAACTGCAACCGGGACAAGTCGCCTTCGTGAAAAGCGGCGGAGCCTGGAAAGAAAGCATCAAACAGCTCTCTCCCGAATCAACCATCACCTACCAAGTGGGAACACAAACGTATCCCGCCAAACTGACGAAGCAGATCGAAGGAGTTCTGTTCAATGAATCCGATATCACCCGATTCATGCTGGTGGTGGATGATGATACCTTTCAACGGTTGGCAAATACGGCACCTTCCACGGATCAAGTCATCGTTCACGGATACCGGTTTACGGATTGGAAACAAGTTGAACCGCTGATCAAAGAATTGCAACAACAGATCGGAAATGAGTACGCTGTGAACGGAACCTATCCGGTGTATGATTTGTTGAAAAAAATTTTTGCTCCGCTGATGTTTGTCAGTCTGTTTATCGGGCTTCTGTTTTTTCTTGCTTCGGGCAGCATCCTGTATTTCAAACTGTTTACCGAGCTGCCGGTGGATCGTCGACAGATGAGGGTTTTGGACAAATTGGGAATTCGGAAAAAAGAGGCGGGCAGCATTCTTGGATGGCAAATTCGCTTGTTGTTTTTTATCCCGTTTGTGGTGGGGATCTGTCACTCCGCCGTCGCCTTGAAGATGTTCAGCTTTTTCTTTCAAACCCCGGTGTGGGGAACATTTGGAGCGGTAGCCGGGATCTATTTGGGGGTGCTCCTGTTGTATTACGGTTGGACGAACAGGGGATATACGCAGACCGTGTTGAATCAATAG
- a CDS encoding ABC transporter ATP-binding protein, translated as MNVLEARKLTKIYGQHSKGAVHKALDQLDLVVTQGEFVGIMGPSGSGKTTLLQLLGTIDRPTSGEIWINGHNVLEMNQKEIAHFRRRQLGFIFQDFHLLDALTIKENIILPLVLERKPLSEMEQRLNRLVDHLGIRSILSHRPYEVSGGQKQRAAAARAIIHSPALILADEPTGNLDSKSAKSLMEALVGLNQKERATIVMVTHDPVTASYCHRVIFIKDGKRLNEIRRGEDRRTFFQQIIHVMSALGGDSYEFAFSRP; from the coding sequence ATGAATGTCCTTGAGGCAAGAAAGCTGACGAAAATCTACGGTCAACATTCGAAAGGTGCAGTTCATAAAGCATTGGATCAGTTGGATTTGGTGGTGACTCAAGGTGAATTTGTCGGCATCATGGGACCTTCCGGCAGCGGGAAAACCACCTTGTTGCAGTTGCTGGGAACCATCGATCGCCCGACTTCTGGAGAGATTTGGATCAATGGCCACAATGTACTCGAAATGAACCAAAAAGAAATTGCCCATTTTCGACGCAGACAGTTGGGCTTTATCTTTCAGGACTTTCACCTGTTGGATGCATTGACGATCAAGGAAAATATCATCTTGCCACTCGTATTGGAACGAAAACCCCTTTCCGAAATGGAACAACGCCTGAACCGGCTGGTCGATCATTTGGGCATTCGGTCCATCTTGTCTCATCGCCCGTATGAAGTATCAGGCGGACAGAAACAGCGTGCGGCTGCGGCGAGAGCCATCATTCATTCCCCTGCTTTGATTCTGGCGGACGAACCAACCGGAAACCTTGATTCCAAGTCGGCCAAATCACTGATGGAGGCATTGGTCGGTCTCAACCAAAAAGAACGGGCGACCATCGTGATGGTCACACACGACCCGGTCACCGCCAGCTATTGTCATCGGGTGATTTTCATCAAAGACGGAAAACGGTTGAATGAGATTCGTCGGGGAGAAGACAGGCGAACTTTTTTTCAACAGATCATTCATGTGATGTCTGCCTTGGGAGGGGATTCCTATGAATTTGCGTTCTCTCGCCCTTAA